The sequence TTAGAGCATCCGTTGTTTTTTCTTCTACCAATACGCCACTCGTTTCAGTTAATAGAAAACGAGTGCGACGCCCTTCAAATAATGCATCGAATAAATTTAACCACTCCCCCATTTGTTGAGTGTTATCTGCAAAACGGACATCAAAATAGATACAACGTACGGGTGCAGATACCGAGGGAAGGATCGCAGTTTCTCCCGTTAAAAAGGCATGCCAAGGTGACCGTTTAATTGAAGGCTTTGAAACGATTTCTTGTTGGTAGAGCGAGGTCAACAATGCTATTTCACTAGCCGTTAAATCGGTCTCAGGAATGCTAAGATATTGCGTTTCATGAGGGATATTAATATGAGCCGGTAAAGGGTTTGAACCCGTTTTAGCCGTCGGATAGATGGTTAGTAATTTTGTAGGTGTCATGTGAATTCCTCCTTTTAATGTAAGCCTTTACATATTTGGTTAGTTTGCTACTTTTTTTGTGCGATGTGTCTATACGCTATTGTTTATTGGCATTATATACTAGTAATAGATAAAACAAACAAAGGGGTTTTTAAAATGGTACAAATGGCATTGCGTAATATTTATAAAAAGTATGACAACTCAGACGGTTTCGCAGTAACAGATTTTAACCTTGAAATTGCTGATCAAGAATTCATTGTTTTCGTTGGACCTTCAGGCTGTGGTAAATCAACAACCCTTCGTATGGTTGCTGGACTTGAAGACATAAGTGATGGTGAACTTTACATCGGCGATAAATTGATGAATGAAGTGGCACCTAAAGACCGTGACATCGGGATGGTATTCCAAAACTATGCGCTTTATCCACATATGAGTATTTATGATAATATGGCATTTGGTTTGAAATTACGTAAATACAGTAAAGCTGAAATCAAGCAACGAGTAACAGATGCTGCAGATATCTTAGGATTAACGGAATATTTGGAACGTAAACCCGCTGCATTATCAGGTGGACAACGCCAACGTGTTGCTTTAGGACGTGCGATTGTGCGTGATGCAAAAGTCTTTTTAATGGATGAACCACTATCTAACTTAGATGCTAAATTACGTGTAGCGATGCGTGCTGAAATCGCAAAACTACATAACCGTTTAAAAACAACAACAATTTATGTAACACATGATCAAACAGAAGCAATGACGATGGCAGATAGAATTGTTATTATGAAAGACGGATTTGTTCAACAAATCGGCTCTCCAAAGGAAGTTTATAACCACCCTAACAACGTTTTTGTAGCCGGCTTTATTGGCTCACCAGCAATGAACTTCTTCAATGTTGAATTGAAAAATGGTTACATTAGCACTGAAGGCGGCGACATGAACTTCCACGTGCCTGAAGGTAAATACAAAGTGTTAAAAGCACAAGGCTATGAAGGTAAAAAACTTGTTTTTGGTATTCGACCAGAAGATATTCATAACGAACCCTTAGTGTTAGAAACATTAGCAGAAAGTACAATGGACGTTGAAGTAGTCGTTTCAGAATTATTAGGCGCTGAAACAATGTTATATACTAAGATTGAAGACACAGAATTTGTATCTAAGGTGCCCGCACGCGACGATTATGAAGCCGGAGATATTATTAAATTAGCCTTCAACCTCAGCAAAGCACACTTCTTCGACACTGAAACTGAATTAGTAATTAAGTAGTGAAAGTGGAAACACCTCGTCGATTCTCTAAAAAATTGGAAAAATAAAAAACATTCATTAGACTAGAAATTTTAGTTAGGATAGACTGATTACCGAAAGAAAGCTAAGCTCATTTTACTTTATCGAAATTAGAATGGATTAAAAATCGAACGTGTTAGACTAGAAATTTCAGTTGAGGTAGGCTGATTCATGCCTACTAAAGCACTTAAATTTCAGGTCTCGTTATATTATTGAATCCCGTTATGAAATTTTGATACAGTAAGCTTAGTTTTTCTGGAGGAATGTCTATTTAAAACTTAAATGTCAGGTCTAATGTTTTTTTGTGCGTTTATGAAATTACTGACATTGTTGCGAAGCTAAAAGCTTACAAAGACAGTATGGGTGCTGACGTTGTGCGAAGCTATGAGCTTACAAAGACAGTATGGGACGGAGCGACAGCGAGTACCACTCCTTTGCTAATATCGTAGCGAATTCATTCGCTTTACGAGAGTACCACTCCTTCTGTTGATGTACTAATTTCCCATTTCACTCCTCATGTTTTTTCAACTACTCTTCATTACCAAATTGTTGGCGATAATCTCTTGGTGAAATACCGGATACATTTTTAAAGTTTTTATAAAAATAGCCTGTGCTGGTGTATCCAATTTTTTCACTAATTTCATTGATGTTATAATCCGAATGTAACAATAAATCTTTTGCTTTTGTGATGCGATAATGATTTAAATATTGTGAGAAACTCTTTTTTGTTTCTTTTTTAAAGAGTTGTCCTAAATACATCGCATTTAAATGCAATTGTTCAGCTACCTCTTTTAATGTTAAATCTGTGCGGTAACGCTCCATAATAATTTGTAAAACATGTTGTATATTAGGACTAAATTGTTTCACGTCAATTTCACGTTCCACTTGTTTAATACTTGTCTCAATTATTTTTTGCAGTTTTTGAAATGTTTTTATCGTAGAAATTTCTAGCAGCGCCTCTTGGTAAGCCACTTGATCTGCTTGGTTGAATCTTCGATAAATATCAGCCAGTGTCAAGAAGCTAATGTGTGTCACATAACTAGGTGTCATTTCTTGTTCATACATTAACGTGAAGATCGCTTGAACCTCTGCTTCTATCGTTGTCATTTTTCCCAGTGTCAGTGCATGATGTAACTTATCCAACGAAATTTCTTGTGGCACTTCTGATTCATCAAGGCTAGCGAGTAGTCGTTTTAGTTGTTGAACACCTGATAATTCGTAAAAACTACAGAGCGTTAATACTTGCTGCGCTTGCTCATAACTGTGTGCTACTTCTGTGTATGGTACTTCTGTTTTCCCTAGTCCTAATTTAAAATCAGCTTCCTTGAGTAATTCACGTAATTGCCGTAAAAAATCACGCAACTCATACTTCAATCCGCGAAAAACAATCATGAAAATATCTTCTTGGAAGAAAAAATACGGCTGTTTATTTTTCTTTACTAAATCCATTAAGAAACCATGGTGCTTTTCCAATCCTTTAAAAATCAATGCCGTATAGCGTTCATTTTCAATCGTGTAGCCATATGTCGCCATCTCTGTCACGAAGTTTTCCGTTACATTCGGCAGGTTCAGCCATTCTTGAATCAGTGTTTGAAACTGTTGCGGTTGCCCACTATTACTTGTTTCAATCATACTTATTTTTTCTACGATACTTTCAACATTCTTTAAAAGCTCGCTCTTATCGACAGGTTTTACTAAATAATTTTCGGCACCCAGTACCAAACCTTCTTTAACATAACTGAATTCTTGATAACCTGACATGATAATAAAATGGAAACGATAACCATCATTTTGCGCTTGTTGAACAAATTCAATCCCTGACATGGCTGGCATTGTTACATCAGTTATCACAATATCAACGGGATGTTCACGTATAAAATCAAGTGCTTCTTGTCCATTTTTAGCAGTACCGCTAATTTCAATGCCCATATTTTCCCAGTTGATAATTTTTTTCAAACCATTGAGTATCATATACTCATCGTCTACTAACAACAATTTATACATCAGTTATTTCCTCCTCAAAGGTTAGTCGTACAATCACTCCGCCTGACAAATTGTGATACAACACCATAGTGGCATTGTCTCCAAAAACTAATTTCAAACGATCGCTGACATTCATTAAACCAATAGATGTTTGGTGCCGTTCCTTGCTTACATCCTCTACTAATAAACGATTAACTTCCGTTAAACGCTCGTCCGACATTCCTTTACCGTTATCAATCACATCAATCACGACAGACGTGTTTTTACGATACACTTTCACGCTAATTGCATTATCAATCCGTGAGAAATCAATGCCATGTACAAAATAATTTTCAATAAGCGGTTGTACAATATATTTCGGTACCATCACATCATCTATTTCAGAATCCACTGTAAAGTGATAAGCAATCCGATCAGGATAACGCATTTGATAGAGGAAAACATATTTTTCACAAAATTCTAATTCTCTTTGTAGCGTCACCGTTTTTTCTTGCATCGTATTATTCCGAAGTAAACTCGCAAATGAGTATACAACTTCAGCTAACTCATCAACCCCTTCACTCACTGCGTACATGCGGATATATTCCAACGTATTATACAAAAAATGTGGGTTAATCTGTGACTGTAATGCCCTCATGTGCGCATCTTTTTGCTCTATTTCTAGCAAATAAATATCTTTCACCTGCTGATTAATATCATCCAACATCAGGTTGATGCCGACGGCAATTTCTTTCAACTCACGTTGCTTATTCTCTTCATTTATCCGAACCGATAGATTACTGTCAGTCACATGATTCATCGTCACTAATATATCCTCGACTTGACGACTATAAGCGCCAAATGTACGGAATAAAATAATCAATAAAATACCATCTAATAATAAACTTCCCATTAAAATCCAACTGTAGTTTTTAAAAGCTGCCTCGTAGATAATATTTTTGGGTGTTAAAACAACGACTTTTAAATTCGCACCACTTGCATTTTGTGTCATAAAATAGTTATCGTCTAACACATTCTCTTTCAAGGAAATGATACTTTTTAAATCTTTACGTGCATCAAGTGGTTTCGTGACTTTATTGCCAGTATAGCTATACATTAACTGGTCAGTTTGTGAATAAATCAGAATCTGTTGTTGCCGAGCGCCGCTCATTGAGGTGATAATATTTTTAATCATCGCCTCATCCGCAATCAACGAAAAAGTCCCCGTACTATTAATGCTTTCTGTTTGGGTAATCGGTTTGCTAATAACTAATTGATTTTTAGGCTGAGGTAACGCCTTAATTTTTTCACCAGCTTTTTTAGATTGATTTGAATAATAAGTCTCATCAAAATCATTTAACGAGACTTGGATACCACCAATACCTATTTGAAGCTGGTACAATTGCTTCACCATTTGTGGCCAATAACGTTGTTCTGTCCCTTCTCTTTTAAGAGTAGCTCGCAAATATTCTGCATGCCCAAGGTTAAAATACTCATAAAGATTTTCAATGCTTTTACTATCATTTAATAAATTATCAACAATTAAGTCTGTCTGTTGTTCAAGATTATTAACTGTATCCGTTAAAAAATTCGCCGTTTGTTCATTATCTTTTTGGGCATCTTCTACATATGTTTGGAAAATTGTATACCCTACAATTAACGTAAAAAGAGTGATGATTATAATCATCACCACTGCATAGATACGTAATAAAGTATTCATCAAGTTTGTTTGTTTCATATTATTCATCGTCCGCTGCAAGTTTATCCTCAATAATTGATACCCACTGTTTTGCTGTAAATATGCAGATGATTTGAATTAATGCCATCGTTGCAAACATGATTAATCCTGGGAATTTGTACGTAATAAATAATACAATCCCAATTCCAAAAATCAATTTAACAAGCATGAAAAAATTCGAATAAAATGTGATAAACGCTAATTTAATCAAATTCGCTAGCCCCATATCAAAGCGACTGTGTAGCACTAAACTGTAACTGTAAGTAACAAACAGACAGAAGAGTACAAAAACAAGTAAAAAATCTATTACGAGGAATAAGATACCTTGAACTTGCACTGATAAATAAAGGTTATAGCCAATAAATAAACTAAGTCCCGCATAAATTCCAAATAAAGCATTCCCACGTTTCCAGTTTTGTTTATAGGTTAACCAGGCATTCTTCCAAGTTATTTTTTTATAATCCCATTCATGTTCTGTGAAAAGTTGATTGATTGTTAAAAAGGCCGGGCCGATTCCAACAACAATTAACCCCATCACTGTCAATAATATGAAGTATAAATTCAACTTAATTATCACATAACACCGTATAAAGACATTTTCTAACATTTCACCAATCATTGTTATTCCCCTTTTCTCATATCCACTCTGCTGCTTAATTTTAGCATAGATATATTCGTTCGTAATACATATTCAGCAAATAAACTAAATGACAGGAAACTTGCGCATCCTGTCATTCGATTTAGCTACGAATACGCTTATTTAGCTTCTGCCATAAAAGCATCGTATTGTTTTTGCATTTCTTTTTGAACTTTAGAGAAGCCAGCTGTTTCCAGTTTTTTGTTCATTTCTGGTACTGCAACTGTTGGATCTAATGTTCCTGTGTTTAAGCCATCAAGGTATTGGCTCATCACGTTGTTTAAGTTACTGATTTCGTTTTTAACTGTTTCTGTGTTAAAGACAAAACCAAGAATTGGCGATTCAATTGCATCTTCAATCGATTTATCACGCGCTTCGATTTGTTTGTCTGTAATTGTTTCATCTGCATATAAAATCTTGTTGTTTGCAGTGTTCCATGCAGCCATGTGCATGTTTGGTTGGTAACCTTCTAATAATTTAGAACGATCATCTCCAACTTTTTCCCACGCTTCGCCTTCAACACCTAATACAAGGCCATTAAGCAATTCTGGATCTGAATTTAACAAACCTAAGAATTCAACT comes from Brochothrix thermosphacta DSM 20171 = FSL F6-1036 and encodes:
- a CDS encoding ABC transporter ATP-binding protein — protein: MVQMALRNIYKKYDNSDGFAVTDFNLEIADQEFIVFVGPSGCGKSTTLRMVAGLEDISDGELYIGDKLMNEVAPKDRDIGMVFQNYALYPHMSIYDNMAFGLKLRKYSKAEIKQRVTDAADILGLTEYLERKPAALSGGQRQRVALGRAIVRDAKVFLMDEPLSNLDAKLRVAMRAEIAKLHNRLKTTTIYVTHDQTEAMTMADRIVIMKDGFVQQIGSPKEVYNHPNNVFVAGFIGSPAMNFFNVELKNGYISTEGGDMNFHVPEGKYKVLKAQGYEGKKLVFGIRPEDIHNEPLVLETLAESTMDVEVVVSELLGAETMLYTKIEDTEFVSKVPARDDYEAGDIIKLAFNLSKAHFFDTETELVIK
- a CDS encoding response regulator transcription factor — its product is MYKLLLVDDEYMILNGLKKIINWENMGIEISGTAKNGQEALDFIREHPVDIVITDVTMPAMSGIEFVQQAQNDGYRFHFIIMSGYQEFSYVKEGLVLGAENYLVKPVDKSELLKNVESIVEKISMIETSNSGQPQQFQTLIQEWLNLPNVTENFVTEMATYGYTIENERYTALIFKGLEKHHGFLMDLVKKNKQPYFFFQEDIFMIVFRGLKYELRDFLRQLRELLKEADFKLGLGKTEVPYTEVAHSYEQAQQVLTLCSFYELSGVQQLKRLLASLDESEVPQEISLDKLHHALTLGKMTTIEAEVQAIFTLMYEQEMTPSYVTHISFLTLADIYRRFNQADQVAYQEALLEISTIKTFQKLQKIIETSIKQVEREIDVKQFSPNIQHVLQIIMERYRTDLTLKEVAEQLHLNAMYLGQLFKKETKKSFSQYLNHYRITKAKDLLLHSDYNINEISEKIGYTSTGYFYKNFKNVSGISPRDYRQQFGNEE
- a CDS encoding sensor histidine kinase — translated: MKQTNLMNTLLRIYAVVMIIIITLFTLIVGYTIFQTYVEDAQKDNEQTANFLTDTVNNLEQQTDLIVDNLLNDSKSIENLYEYFNLGHAEYLRATLKREGTEQRYWPQMVKQLYQLQIGIGGIQVSLNDFDETYYSNQSKKAGEKIKALPQPKNQLVISKPITQTESINSTGTFSLIADEAMIKNIITSMSGARQQQILIYSQTDQLMYSYTGNKVTKPLDARKDLKSIISLKENVLDDNYFMTQNASGANLKVVVLTPKNIIYEAAFKNYSWILMGSLLLDGILLIILFRTFGAYSRQVEDILVTMNHVTDSNLSVRINEENKQRELKEIAVGINLMLDDINQQVKDIYLLEIEQKDAHMRALQSQINPHFLYNTLEYIRMYAVSEGVDELAEVVYSFASLLRNNTMQEKTVTLQRELEFCEKYVFLYQMRYPDRIAYHFTVDSEIDDVMVPKYIVQPLIENYFVHGIDFSRIDNAISVKVYRKNTSVVIDVIDNGKGMSDERLTEVNRLLVEDVSKERHQTSIGLMNVSDRLKLVFGDNATMVLYHNLSGGVIVRLTFEEEITDV
- a CDS encoding YesL family protein; translated protein: MIGEMLENVFIRCYVIIKLNLYFILLTVMGLIVVGIGPAFLTINQLFTEHEWDYKKITWKNAWLTYKQNWKRGNALFGIYAGLSLFIGYNLYLSVQVQGILFLVIDFLLVFVLFCLFVTYSYSLVLHSRFDMGLANLIKLAFITFYSNFFMLVKLIFGIGIVLFITYKFPGLIMFATMALIQIICIFTAKQWVSIIEDKLAADDE